In Candidatus Polarisedimenticolaceae bacterium, one genomic interval encodes:
- the arsS gene encoding arsenosugar biosynthesis radical SAM (seleno)protein ArsS (Some members of this family are selenoproteins.), whose protein sequence is MSLLQIRHPLASPRRQLEVLEASGAPAFASLLERHGLPPLRTATIDVLQVNVGKLCNQTCAHCHVDAGPDRREQMSRETAIQVVELLRRHPIPTLDITGGAPELNPMFRPLVEEGAKLGRRVIDRCNLSVLLLQGQADLVAFLARHGVEVTASLPAPRKAGTDAQRGDGVFEKSVEALRRLNAAGYGKGEGLVLNLVHNPVGAFLPGSQASLEREYKRELQSRHGVVFDRLFTITNMPISRFLEFLERQGQVERYMETLVNAFNPHAADGVMCRTMISVGWDGTLYDCDFNQMLELPVDHGAPRTLAALLERGDLARAIVTQRHCFGCTAGAGSSCGGALE, encoded by the coding sequence ATGAGCCTCCTCCAGATCCGCCACCCGCTCGCGAGCCCGAGGCGCCAGCTCGAGGTCCTCGAGGCGAGCGGCGCGCCCGCCTTCGCATCGCTGCTCGAGCGGCACGGCCTTCCGCCGCTGCGCACCGCGACGATCGACGTGCTGCAGGTCAACGTCGGCAAGTTGTGCAATCAGACCTGCGCGCACTGCCACGTGGACGCCGGCCCCGACCGAAGGGAGCAGATGTCGCGGGAGACGGCCATCCAGGTCGTCGAGCTGCTCCGCCGGCATCCGATCCCGACCCTCGACATCACCGGCGGCGCGCCGGAGCTCAACCCGATGTTCCGCCCCCTCGTCGAGGAAGGGGCAAAGCTCGGCCGACGCGTCATCGATCGCTGCAACCTGAGCGTGCTCCTCCTTCAGGGGCAGGCCGACCTCGTCGCGTTCCTCGCGCGGCACGGGGTGGAGGTGACGGCCTCGCTCCCCGCACCGCGCAAGGCGGGAACCGACGCGCAGCGGGGGGACGGCGTCTTCGAAAAGAGCGTCGAGGCGCTTCGCCGGCTCAACGCGGCCGGGTACGGGAAAGGGGAGGGGCTCGTGCTCAACCTCGTGCACAACCCCGTCGGCGCATTTCTTCCCGGAAGCCAGGCGTCGCTCGAGCGGGAGTACAAGCGCGAGCTGCAGTCGCGGCACGGCGTCGTCTTCGACCGACTGTTCACGATCACGAACATGCCGATCAGCCGCTTCCTCGAGTTCCTCGAGCGGCAGGGCCAGGTCGAGCGTTACATGGAGACGCTCGTGAACGCGTTCAATCCGCACGCCGCCGACGGCGTGATGTGCCGCACGATGATCTCCGTCGGCTGGGACGGAACGCTGTACGACTGCGACTTCAACCAGATGCTCGAGCTCCCCGTCGACCACGGCGCGCCTCGGACGCTCGCGGCTCTGCTCGAGCGCGGCGACCTCGCTCGGGCGATCGTGACGCAGCGCCACTGCTTCGGCTGCACGGCGGGGGCGGGGTCGAGCTGCGGAGGGGCGCTGGAGTAG
- a CDS encoding arsenosugar biosynthesis-associated peroxidase-like protein — protein sequence METYYCPHDLAKFGDMGKNRPELWEKYMAYYGAVFEDGALSEREKALIALAVASAVQCPYCIDAYTQASLQKGADLDQMTEAIHVANAIRGGASLVHGVQMRNIATKIGM from the coding sequence ATGGAGACGTATTACTGCCCGCACGACCTCGCCAAATTCGGCGACATGGGAAAGAACCGCCCGGAGCTGTGGGAGAAGTACATGGCCTACTACGGGGCGGTGTTCGAGGACGGCGCCCTCAGCGAGCGCGAGAAGGCGCTGATCGCCCTCGCCGTCGCCTCCGCGGTCCAGTGCCCGTACTGCATCGACGCCTACACGCAGGCCAGCCTCCAGAAGGGGGCCGACCTCGACCAGATGACCGAAGCGATCCACGTCGCGAACGCGATCCGCGGCGGGGCCTCCCTCGTCCACGGCGTCCAGATGCGCAACATCGCGACCAAGATCGGGATGTGA
- a CDS encoding aconitate hydratase, with translation MHTIESTPEFVAEAYARIARRLESIRRRLGRPLTLTEKILLGHLDDPETADLRPGESYLQLRPDRVAMQDATAQMALLQFAQADIPKVAVPTTVHCDHLIRAQEGAQADTLRALDENAEVYEFLRTASNRYGIGFWKPGAGIIHQVVLENYAFPGGMMIGTDSHTPNAGGLGMFASGVGGADAVDVMAGFPWEVKYPKLIGVKLTGALSGWAAPKDVILKLLGILTVKGGTNAVIEYFGPGVRSISCTGKGTIANMGAELGATTSVFPFDAAMERYLRGTDRAALADLAAKHRTLLEADPEVETSPEKYFSRVITIDLSTLEPHLVGPHTPDLARPISEVAAAVAREGYPEPISVALIGSCTNSSYEDIGRVTDVVLQAKAKGVRTATPFLVTPGSEQIRRTIVRDGQMGEIESVGGQVLANACGPCIGQWRRTELKAGTKNTIVTSFNRNFPARNDGNAETLAFIASPEIVAAYALAGKLTFNPLTDALRAADGSTFKLAAPAPAPDLPKAGFVKDDVGYLAPAADGSKVEVRVAPDSKRLQLLTPFAAWDGKDFEKVPLLLKAKGKCTTDHISPAGPWLKFRGHLDNISDNMFTGAINAFTAEAGKTRNLLTGEAGQPIPAVARAYKAKGSRWVVVGDENYGEGSSREHAAMSPRHLGAAAVIVRSFARIHESNLKKQGILPLTFADAADYDKVRETDRVSVLGLAGLAPGRDLAVVLHHEDGSEERFAVKHTLNAEQIGWFRAGSALNVIKGKTA, from the coding sequence ATGCACACGATCGAGTCCACCCCCGAGTTCGTCGCCGAGGCGTACGCCAGGATCGCCCGGCGCCTGGAGTCGATCCGGCGCCGGCTGGGCCGGCCGCTGACCCTCACCGAGAAGATCCTCCTCGGTCACCTCGACGATCCCGAGACGGCCGACCTGCGCCCCGGCGAGAGCTACCTCCAGCTGCGCCCCGACCGCGTGGCCATGCAGGACGCGACGGCGCAGATGGCGCTCCTCCAGTTCGCGCAGGCGGACATCCCGAAGGTCGCGGTTCCGACGACGGTGCACTGCGATCACCTGATCCGGGCGCAGGAGGGGGCGCAGGCCGACACGCTGCGGGCCCTCGACGAGAACGCCGAGGTGTACGAGTTCCTGCGGACGGCGTCGAACCGCTACGGCATCGGGTTCTGGAAACCGGGGGCGGGGATCATCCACCAGGTGGTCCTGGAGAACTACGCCTTCCCCGGCGGGATGATGATCGGCACCGACTCCCATACCCCCAACGCGGGGGGCCTCGGCATGTTCGCCTCCGGCGTCGGCGGCGCCGACGCGGTGGACGTGATGGCCGGGTTCCCGTGGGAGGTGAAGTACCCGAAGCTGATCGGGGTGAAGCTCACGGGGGCGTTGTCCGGTTGGGCGGCGCCGAAGGACGTGATCCTGAAGCTCCTCGGCATCCTCACCGTCAAGGGCGGCACGAACGCGGTCATCGAGTATTTCGGTCCCGGCGTCAGGTCGATCTCCTGCACCGGCAAGGGAACGATCGCGAACATGGGTGCCGAGCTCGGCGCCACGACGTCGGTCTTCCCCTTCGACGCCGCGATGGAACGTTACCTGCGCGGGACCGACCGCGCGGCGCTCGCCGATCTCGCCGCGAAGCACCGGACCCTCCTCGAGGCCGACCCCGAGGTCGAGACGAGCCCCGAGAAGTACTTCTCGAGGGTGATCACGATCGACCTCTCCACCCTCGAGCCGCACCTCGTCGGCCCGCACACCCCCGACCTCGCCCGCCCGATCTCCGAGGTCGCCGCGGCCGTCGCGAGGGAGGGGTACCCCGAGCCGATCTCCGTGGCCCTCATCGGCTCGTGCACCAACTCGTCGTACGAGGACATCGGCCGGGTGACCGACGTCGTCCTCCAGGCGAAGGCCAAGGGGGTCCGGACGGCGACGCCGTTCCTCGTGACGCCGGGCTCCGAGCAGATCCGCCGCACGATCGTGCGCGACGGCCAGATGGGCGAGATCGAATCGGTCGGGGGCCAGGTGCTCGCGAACGCCTGCGGCCCGTGCATCGGGCAGTGGCGGCGGACCGAGCTGAAGGCGGGAACGAAGAACACGATCGTGACCTCGTTCAACCGGAACTTCCCGGCGCGCAACGACGGGAACGCCGAGACGCTCGCCTTCATCGCGAGCCCGGAGATCGTCGCGGCGTACGCGCTCGCGGGGAAGCTCACCTTCAACCCGCTCACCGACGCGCTGCGCGCGGCGGACGGGTCGACCTTCAAGCTCGCCGCGCCGGCCCCGGCGCCCGATCTCCCCAAGGCCGGCTTCGTGAAGGACGACGTCGGCTACCTCGCCCCCGCGGCCGACGGCTCGAAGGTCGAGGTGCGCGTCGCCCCCGACTCGAAGCGGCTGCAGCTTCTGACCCCGTTCGCCGCGTGGGACGGGAAGGACTTCGAGAAGGTGCCGCTGCTGCTCAAGGCGAAGGGGAAGTGCACGACCGACCACATCTCCCCCGCCGGTCCCTGGCTGAAGTTCCGCGGCCATCTCGACAACATCTCCGACAACATGTTCACCGGAGCGATCAACGCCTTCACCGCGGAGGCGGGAAAGACCCGCAACCTGCTCACCGGCGAGGCCGGTCAGCCGATCCCGGCGGTCGCGCGGGCCTACAAGGCGAAGGGCTCCCGCTGGGTCGTGGTCGGCGACGAGAACTACGGGGAAGGCTCGAGCCGCGAGCACGCCGCGATGTCCCCCCGGCACCTCGGCGCGGCCGCGGTGATCGTCCGGTCCTTCGCGCGGATCCACGAGTCGAACCTGAAGAAGCAGGGGATCCTGCCGCTGACCTTCGCGGACGCCGCCGACTACGACAAGGTCCGCGAGACCGATCGCGTGAGCGTCCTGGGGCTCGCGGGCCTCGCCCCGGGGAGAGACCTCGCCGTCGTGCTCCACCACGAGGACGGGAGCGAGGAGCGCTTCGCGGTGAAGCACACCCTGAACGCCGAACAGATCGGGTGGTTCCGCGCCGGGTCGGCGCTGAACGTGATCAAGGGGAAGACCGCATGA
- a CDS encoding cytochrome c — protein sequence MKLALVVAAALAAGAASAQQATGEALFKKANCQVCHGAERKGSTLAPPLLGLSKRWEADRLAAYLADPYKVSRGDARLEELEKRFPAVMPPYGAPDADRKVLAAWLLEAGK from the coding sequence ATGAAGCTCGCGCTCGTCGTTGCCGCCGCCCTCGCCGCCGGAGCCGCCTCCGCGCAGCAGGCGACCGGAGAGGCGTTGTTCAAGAAGGCCAACTGCCAGGTGTGCCACGGCGCCGAGCGCAAGGGCAGCACGCTCGCGCCGCCGCTTCTGGGCCTGTCCAAGCGCTGGGAAGCCGACCGGCTCGCCGCCTACCTCGCGGACCCCTACAAGGTCTCGAGGGGAGACGCCCGCCTCGAGGAACTCGAGAAACGCTTCCCGGCGGTGATGCCGCCTTACGGCGCACCGGACGCCGACCGGAAGGTGCTGGCGGCGTGGCTGCTCGAGGCCGGGAAGTAG